One Burkholderia sp. 9120 DNA window includes the following coding sequences:
- a CDS encoding LysR family transcriptional regulator, whose product MTDRSSLLPALTLRQIQYFVTLAHARSFTQAAQSLALTQPALTAAIRQIEFLLGGPLFARSAHRLTLTHAGASVLPLAERLLNQARGTFDDMASTFAERVQTVRIGLIPSAAARLLPALASLRAQQPSLRFTLNDMPNTALLDAVRQGAADFGVGVHEPDAPATERDGDAALRYQDLFEDQIVVVVRRDDPLAQKKSLAWAKLVGRDLAAFVRGSVSEALQRTGGAEGLQLNVAYRVEYTEPLYELVRNRLAIAVLPSLYTMHLHDAELVALRLDKPRVTRSIALISLDGDDRGPHVRACREWIVAHI is encoded by the coding sequence ATGACCGACCGTTCGTCCCTGCTGCCCGCGCTCACGCTGCGGCAAATCCAGTACTTCGTGACGCTCGCGCATGCGCGCAGCTTCACGCAGGCCGCGCAATCGCTCGCGTTGACGCAGCCGGCGCTGACCGCCGCGATCCGGCAGATCGAGTTCCTGCTCGGCGGGCCGCTGTTCGCGCGGTCCGCGCATCGCCTGACGCTCACGCACGCGGGCGCCAGCGTGCTGCCGCTCGCCGAACGCCTGCTCAACCAGGCGCGCGGCACGTTCGACGACATGGCGAGCACCTTCGCCGAACGCGTGCAGACGGTGCGCATCGGGCTGATTCCGTCGGCCGCGGCGCGTCTGCTGCCCGCGCTCGCTTCGTTGCGCGCGCAACAGCCGTCGCTGCGCTTCACGCTGAACGACATGCCGAACACCGCGTTGCTCGACGCGGTGCGTCAGGGTGCGGCCGACTTCGGCGTCGGCGTGCATGAGCCCGACGCGCCCGCCACCGAACGCGACGGCGACGCCGCGTTGCGCTATCAGGATCTGTTCGAGGATCAGATCGTGGTGGTGGTGCGGCGCGACGATCCGCTCGCGCAGAAGAAAAGCCTGGCCTGGGCGAAGCTGGTGGGGCGCGACCTCGCCGCGTTCGTGCGCGGCAGCGTCAGCGAGGCGTTGCAGCGCACCGGCGGCGCGGAAGGCTTGCAGCTCAACGTGGCCTATCGCGTCGAATACACCGAACCCTTGTACGAACTGGTGCGCAACCGTTTGGCGATTGCCGTGCTGCCGAGTCTTTACACCATGCATCTGCACGATGCCGAACTGGTCGCGCTGCGTCTGGACAAACCGCGCGTGACCCGCTCGATTGCCCTGATCTCGCTTGACGGCGACGATCGCGGCCCGCACGTGCGGGCTTGCCGCGAGTGGATCGTCGCGCATATTTGA
- a CDS encoding NCS2 family permease has protein sequence MPKAASAAAPASSSWLERRFALSERKTSVRIETIAGITSFLAAAYLLVVIPSLLAAGGMDRGAATTATILVFVLSTVLMALYANLPFLVGPGIGGSVILGVTLAGEHVAWQTGLGIACVSGVLFLILTLVGARSLVMRLIPAQIKLGLGASIGLFIAVLGFRNAGMVIANAKTNALALGDFSRPGTLVALIGLGAAVVLQGRRVPGAILWAILIAAGAGVPLGVTHLPASFLAWPHSIAPIAFKVDLVSALSVASIPYLFVFFAAEFFSTLGTTLAVGAKANLLDENANLPNINRPFLVDSIAATLGPVFGIPALTALVESAAGVEAGGRSGLSSLAAAAMFALMLLFVPVALAIPKEATAPALILIGLSMFSTIRHAHFDDFTDSLPVLSMVLLTLMSNSFGTGIAGGLLCYVLVKLLAGRFREVPWGLYVLAVPLGYYFYTVVKPH, from the coding sequence ATGCCCAAAGCAGCGTCCGCCGCAGCACCGGCGAGCAGCAGTTGGCTCGAGCGGCGTTTCGCGCTCAGCGAACGCAAGACCAGCGTACGTATCGAAACCATCGCCGGTATCACGTCGTTTCTCGCGGCCGCTTATCTGCTGGTCGTGATCCCTTCGCTGCTGGCGGCGGGCGGCATGGATCGCGGCGCCGCCACCACCGCGACGATTCTCGTGTTCGTGCTCAGCACGGTGCTGATGGCGCTGTATGCCAACCTGCCGTTTCTGGTTGGACCCGGCATCGGCGGCTCGGTGATTCTCGGCGTCACGCTCGCGGGCGAGCATGTCGCGTGGCAAACGGGGCTCGGCATTGCGTGCGTGTCCGGTGTGCTGTTCCTGATCCTGACCCTCGTCGGCGCACGCAGTCTCGTGATGCGATTGATTCCGGCGCAGATCAAGCTCGGGCTCGGCGCGTCGATCGGCCTGTTCATCGCGGTGCTCGGCTTCCGCAATGCGGGCATGGTGATTGCCAACGCGAAAACCAACGCGCTCGCGCTCGGCGATTTCTCGCGGCCGGGCACGCTGGTCGCGCTGATCGGACTCGGCGCGGCCGTGGTGCTGCAAGGCCGCCGCGTGCCCGGCGCGATTCTGTGGGCGATCCTGATCGCGGCCGGCGCAGGCGTGCCGCTCGGCGTCACGCATCTGCCGGCGTCGTTCCTCGCGTGGCCGCACAGCATCGCGCCGATCGCGTTCAAGGTCGACCTGGTCAGCGCGCTGAGCGTGGCGTCGATTCCGTATCTGTTCGTGTTCTTCGCCGCGGAGTTTTTCTCGACGCTCGGCACCACGCTCGCAGTCGGCGCGAAGGCCAATCTGCTCGACGAAAACGCCAATCTGCCCAACATCAACCGGCCGTTTCTGGTCGACTCGATCGCCGCGACGCTCGGGCCCGTGTTCGGTATTCCAGCGCTGACCGCGCTGGTGGAATCGGCGGCGGGTGTCGAAGCGGGCGGCCGCAGCGGCTTGTCATCGCTTGCCGCCGCCGCGATGTTCGCGCTGATGTTGCTGTTCGTGCCGGTCGCGCTGGCGATTCCGAAAGAAGCGACCGCGCCGGCGCTGATCCTGATCGGCCTGTCGATGTTCAGCACGATCCGTCACGCGCATTTCGACGACTTCACCGACTCGTTGCCGGTGCTGTCGATGGTTCTGCTCACGCTGATGTCGAACAGTTTCGGCACCGGCATTGCGGGCGGCCTGCTGTGCTACGTGCTCGTCAAGCTGCTCGCCGGACGCTTCCGCGAAGTGCCGTGGGGTCTGTATGTGCTGGCCGTACCGCTGGGTTACTACTTCTATACCGTGGTGAAGCCGCACTAA
- the add gene encoding adenosine deaminase produces MKETLGKLPASRLGITLTDAHHAFFTALPKVELHCHLLGAVRHETFIALAEKSQAPISRAEIDSFYTRGEKPVGVLRVLRALDDYLLTQADDLHRIAYEYLADAAAHQVRHSEFFWNPTGTVRVSKIPYADAQAAIVTAIRDAARDFGISARLIPSIDREADPDEAVALVDWMRAHRAEEVAGLGIDYRENDRPPELFWKAYRDARNAGFKATAHAGEFGMPWRNVETAVDLLQCDRIDHGYTIVDNPELAARYAERGIVFTVVPTNSYYLRTLAPDVWAEQHPMRRMPGLGLKIHPNTDDPTLHKVNPSEAWQVMFSHFGFSIADLRQFMLNGIDGAWVDDATRNAWRAAWAVEFDRLAAALPG; encoded by the coding sequence ATGAAAGAGACACTGGGCAAGCTGCCCGCATCGCGCCTCGGCATCACGCTCACCGACGCGCATCACGCGTTCTTTACCGCGCTGCCGAAGGTCGAGTTGCATTGCCATCTGCTGGGCGCGGTACGTCATGAGACATTCATCGCACTGGCCGAGAAAAGCCAGGCGCCGATCAGCCGCGCGGAAATCGACTCGTTTTATACGCGTGGCGAGAAACCAGTCGGCGTGCTGCGCGTGTTGCGCGCGCTGGACGACTACCTGCTCACGCAGGCCGACGACCTGCATCGCATCGCCTACGAATATCTCGCCGATGCCGCCGCGCATCAGGTGCGTCATAGCGAGTTTTTCTGGAATCCGACCGGTACGGTGCGCGTCTCGAAGATTCCGTATGCGGACGCGCAAGCGGCAATCGTCACTGCGATTCGCGACGCCGCGCGCGACTTCGGTATCAGCGCGCGGCTGATTCCGAGCATCGACCGCGAAGCCGATCCGGACGAAGCCGTCGCGCTGGTGGACTGGATGCGCGCGCACCGGGCGGAGGAAGTGGCGGGTCTAGGTATCGACTACCGCGAGAACGACCGGCCGCCCGAACTATTCTGGAAAGCGTATCGCGACGCGCGCAACGCGGGCTTTAAAGCCACCGCGCACGCGGGCGAATTCGGCATGCCGTGGCGCAATGTCGAGACCGCCGTGGATTTACTGCAATGCGACCGTATCGATCACGGCTACACGATCGTCGACAACCCGGAGTTGGCCGCGCGCTACGCGGAGCGCGGCATTGTCTTTACCGTCGTGCCGACCAATTCCTACTATCTGCGCACGCTCGCGCCGGACGTGTGGGCCGAACAGCATCCCATGCGGCGCATGCCGGGCCTCGGCCTGAAAATCCATCCGAACACCGACGACCCCACGCTGCACAAGGTGAATCCGAGCGAAGCGTGGCAGGTGATGTTCAGTCACTTCGGCTTCAGCATTGCCGACTTGCGGCAGTTCATGCTCAACGGGATCGATGGTGCGTGGGTGGATGACGCCACGCGCAATGCGTGGCGTGCGGCGTGGGCGGTAGAGTTCGATCGGCTGGCGGCCGCGTTGCCGGGTTGA
- a CDS encoding LysR family transcriptional regulator, with protein sequence MLNPIWLKTFATVAACHSFTEAGRRLDLTQSSVSEHIRRLEESVGRRLFVRDTHSLAMTADGEAMLAHASVILQALARAESQFRAPRLKGRVRLGSSDDVALGPLPNVLAAFRDAHPDVELEITIGMTGKLYELLEAGSIDLLVGKRRLGDRRGVPLFTGRLEWLARPGTMVDLSQPLPLILVAEPSVTRAVVLDALAEAGFSWQLVCTSSSHSGCIAAARGGLGITVRPQYLAARGLAPPLNAAALPALPSVEFIALAARRLSRPAGTLMQLLHDSDLRGSWIGE encoded by the coding sequence ATGCTCAACCCCATCTGGCTCAAGACCTTCGCGACGGTCGCCGCCTGCCACAGCTTCACCGAGGCGGGGCGGCGGCTCGACCTGACGCAGTCGAGCGTCAGCGAACACATCCGGCGGCTCGAAGAGAGCGTGGGCCGTCGTCTGTTCGTGCGCGACACCCATTCACTGGCCATGACCGCCGACGGTGAGGCCATGCTCGCGCACGCCAGCGTGATCTTGCAGGCGCTTGCGCGGGCCGAATCGCAGTTTCGCGCGCCACGCCTGAAAGGGCGCGTGCGGCTCGGTTCATCGGACGACGTCGCGCTCGGGCCGCTGCCCAATGTGCTGGCGGCGTTTCGCGACGCCCATCCGGACGTCGAGCTCGAAATCACCATCGGCATGACCGGCAAGCTTTACGAATTGCTGGAAGCAGGGTCGATCGATCTGCTGGTGGGTAAGCGCCGGCTCGGGGATCGTCGCGGCGTGCCGCTCTTCACGGGCCGGCTCGAATGGCTCGCGCGTCCCGGCACGATGGTCGATCTGAGTCAGCCGCTGCCGCTGATTCTGGTCGCCGAGCCGAGCGTGACGCGCGCGGTCGTGCTCGATGCGCTCGCCGAGGCGGGTTTTAGCTGGCAACTGGTGTGCACGAGCAGCAGCCATTCGGGCTGTATCGCGGCGGCGCGCGGTGGGCTGGGGATTACGGTGCGGCCGCAGTATCTGGCGGCGCGCGGGTTGGCGCCGCCGTTGAATGCCGCGGCGCTGCCGGCGTTGCCGTCGGTGGAATTTATCGCGCTGGCGGCCCGGCGGCTGAGTCGGCCGGCGGGCACGCTGATGCAGCTTTTACACGACAGCGATCTGCGTGGGTCGTGGATCGGGGAGTGA
- a CDS encoding DHA2 family efflux MFS transporter permease subunit has product MPRVRAPSRPPCRPVKMNKDSAQTALLWIVAAGFFMQSLDTTIVNTALPSIANSLHVAPLAMQPIIIAYTLTMAMLTPASGWLADRFGTRRVYFVAILIFVLGSICCASAHTLGQLVIARVLQGVGGSMLLPIGRLAVLRSVSGEQYVSALAFISVAGQLGPIAGPTLGGWFVQDMTWHWIFLINVPIGAVGLYAVQRFLPAHGETQAPPFDFVGCGLLSLCMIAFSLSIEAPFSTHRAAWAAGLFVLAVVSAFAYIPYARRRRNPLFKLALFSEPNFSVGLIGNLVCRIGSSAVPFLVPLLLQLQLGYSPLHSGLMMLPAALAGTVAKRWIAPLIRRYGYDTFLLVNTLIVGSSIVAFALITRGTPLAIEIAILAVFGAANSMQFAAMNSVTLKDLSHEDAGSGNSLFSMVQMLAIGLGVSIGGGLVNLFSAQWGSAALGFRLSFACVGVITLVSAWIFRQLDVAPAQPKVRAPATHSAGR; this is encoded by the coding sequence ATGCCCCGAGTCCGGGCGCCTAGCCGCCCGCCTTGCCGCCCCGTAAAAATGAACAAGGATTCCGCCCAGACCGCGCTGCTGTGGATCGTCGCCGCCGGCTTTTTCATGCAGTCGCTCGACACGACCATCGTCAACACCGCGTTGCCGTCGATCGCGAACAGCCTGCACGTCGCGCCGCTCGCCATGCAGCCGATCATCATCGCGTACACGCTGACCATGGCGATGCTCACGCCCGCGTCCGGCTGGCTCGCGGACCGCTTCGGCACGCGTCGCGTGTACTTCGTGGCGATCCTCATCTTCGTGCTCGGCTCGATCTGCTGCGCGAGCGCGCATACGCTCGGCCAGTTGGTGATCGCGCGGGTGCTGCAAGGCGTCGGCGGTTCGATGCTGCTGCCGATCGGCCGGCTCGCGGTGTTGCGCAGCGTGTCGGGTGAACAATACGTGTCGGCGCTGGCGTTCATTTCGGTCGCGGGTCAGTTGGGACCGATCGCCGGTCCGACGCTCGGCGGCTGGTTCGTGCAGGACATGACGTGGCACTGGATCTTTCTGATCAATGTGCCGATCGGCGCGGTGGGCCTCTACGCGGTGCAGCGCTTTCTGCCGGCGCATGGCGAGACTCAGGCGCCGCCATTCGACTTCGTGGGTTGCGGGCTGCTGTCGCTCTGCATGATCGCGTTTTCGCTGTCGATCGAAGCGCCGTTCTCCACGCATCGGGCGGCCTGGGCGGCGGGGCTGTTCGTGCTCGCCGTGGTCAGCGCCTTCGCCTATATTCCGTACGCGCGGCGTCGCCGCAATCCGTTGTTCAAACTGGCGCTGTTCAGCGAGCCGAATTTCAGTGTCGGTCTGATCGGCAATCTGGTGTGCCGTATCGGCTCCAGCGCGGTGCCGTTTCTCGTGCCCTTGCTGCTGCAATTGCAACTCGGCTATTCGCCGCTGCACTCCGGTCTGATGATGCTGCCCGCGGCGCTCGCCGGCACCGTCGCCAAACGCTGGATCGCGCCGCTGATCCGCCGCTACGGCTACGACACGTTTCTGCTCGTGAACACGCTGATCGTCGGTTCGTCGATCGTTGCGTTTGCATTGATCACGCGCGGCACACCGCTCGCCATCGAAATCGCGATCCTCGCGGTGTTCGGCGCGGCCAACTCCATGCAGTTCGCGGCAATGAACAGCGTCACGCTCAAGGACCTCTCGCATGAAGATGCGGGCAGCGGCAACAGCCTGTTTTCAATGGTGCAGATGCTGGCGATCGGGCTGGGCGTGTCGATCGGCGGCGGGCTCGTGAATCTGTTTTCGGCGCAATGGGGTTCGGCGGCGCTCGGCTTTCGCCTCAGCTTCGCGTGCGTGGGCGTGATCACGCTGGTGTCCGCGTGGATCTTTCGTCAGCTCGATGTCGCGCCGGCGCAACCCAAAGTGCGCGCGCCGGCAACGCACAGCGCGGGACGCTGA
- a CDS encoding SDR family NAD(P)-dependent oxidoreductase — translation MSRIFITGSADGLGQMAARRLVDAGHQVVLHARNAARAEEALKAVPQAEHALAGDLSSLAETVALAEQVNRLGRFDAIIHNAAVGYQEPRRIATVDGLPHVFAVNTLAPYVLTALIGKPQRLVYLSSGLHRSGDASLDDLAWERRPWQGTAAYSDSKLHDALLAFAMARRWPQVLSNALEPGWVATKMGGAGAPDDLTAAPTTQVWLAVSDEPAATVSGAYFYHMKPRETHPAVHDVAVQERLIEACAGLSGIRLPD, via the coding sequence ATGTCGAGAATATTTATTACCGGTTCCGCCGATGGCCTCGGTCAAATGGCTGCGCGACGGCTTGTCGATGCCGGACACCAGGTGGTTTTGCACGCCCGCAACGCGGCGCGCGCCGAAGAAGCTTTGAAAGCCGTGCCGCAAGCGGAGCACGCGTTGGCCGGCGATCTGTCGAGCCTCGCTGAAACGGTGGCGCTCGCGGAGCAGGTGAACCGGCTGGGCCGTTTCGACGCGATCATCCACAACGCGGCGGTCGGTTATCAGGAGCCGCGCCGGATCGCCACGGTCGATGGTTTACCGCATGTGTTCGCGGTCAATACGCTGGCGCCGTATGTCCTGACCGCGCTGATCGGGAAGCCGCAGCGGCTCGTCTATCTCAGCTCGGGCCTGCATCGCAGCGGCGACGCGAGTCTCGACGATCTCGCGTGGGAGCGTCGGCCGTGGCAAGGCACGGCCGCGTATTCGGATTCGAAATTGCACGACGCGTTGCTGGCGTTCGCGATGGCGCGCCGCTGGCCGCAGGTGTTGTCGAATGCGTTGGAGCCGGGCTGGGTCGCGACCAAAATGGGCGGGGCGGGTGCGCCAGACGATCTGACGGCCGCGCCGACCACGCAGGTGTGGCTCGCTGTCAGCGATGAACCGGCGGCCACCGTCAGCGGCGCGTACTTTTATCACATGAAGCCGCGCGAAACGCATCCGGCGGTACATGACGTTGCGGTTCAGGAGCGCCTGATCGAAGCGTGCGCGGGGTTGTCCGGCATCCGTTTGCCGGATTGA
- a CDS encoding LysR family transcriptional regulator, whose amino-acid sequence MPFDERMLNGMGVLTAIVDCGSFAAAGEALDMSQSGVSRSVARLEARLGIRLFDRTTRSVTLTDEGRRFYEQIVPLLGGLEEAASSAAQGATAVRGRLRVNMDPFFSRLVLGARLGGFIDKHPDLQLELITRDQLGDMVSDGFDIAIRFGDPPVSSLIARKLLDTRILTVAAPSYLKKHGHPATPTDLETGQHICIKFRDPLTGYPFGWEFHRGRKKVMLTPQGPLTVNDVGTMHSACAAGQGVAQILALGAEPLLSSGKLVELFPDWGDELYPLYALYPSRHHPPAKVRAFFDFVVSLTGGAAREPAG is encoded by the coding sequence ATGCCATTTGACGAGCGCATGCTGAACGGCATGGGCGTGTTGACGGCGATCGTCGATTGCGGCAGTTTTGCGGCGGCGGGCGAAGCACTCGACATGTCGCAATCCGGAGTGAGCCGTTCGGTCGCGCGGCTCGAAGCGCGGCTCGGAATCCGGCTGTTCGACCGCACCACGCGCTCGGTCACGCTGACCGACGAAGGCCGGCGCTTCTATGAACAGATCGTGCCGCTGCTGGGCGGCCTCGAAGAAGCGGCCTCGTCGGCGGCGCAAGGCGCGACGGCCGTGCGCGGGCGACTACGCGTGAATATGGATCCGTTCTTTTCGCGGCTGGTGCTCGGGGCCCGGCTAGGCGGGTTCATCGACAAACATCCCGATCTGCAACTCGAGTTGATCACGCGCGATCAATTGGGCGATATGGTCAGCGACGGTTTCGATATCGCGATCCGTTTCGGCGACCCGCCGGTGTCGTCGCTGATCGCGCGCAAGCTGCTGGATACGCGGATTCTGACGGTGGCCGCGCCGTCGTATCTGAAGAAACACGGGCATCCGGCTACGCCCACGGACCTCGAGACGGGCCAGCACATCTGCATCAAATTCCGTGATCCGCTCACCGGTTATCCGTTCGGTTGGGAGTTTCACCGCGGGCGCAAGAAGGTGATGCTGACGCCGCAAGGTCCGCTGACGGTGAACGACGTGGGCACCATGCACAGCGCGTGCGCGGCAGGCCAGGGCGTCGCGCAGATTCTGGCGCTCGGCGCGGAACCGCTGCTGTCTAGCGGCAAGCTCGTCGAACTGTTTCCCGATTGGGGCGATGAGCTTTATCCGCTGTATGCGCTTTATCCTTCGCGGCATCATCCGCCGGCCAAGGTGCGGGCGTTCTTCGACTTCGTGGTGTCGCTGACGGGTGGCGCGGCGCGGGAGCCGGCGGGTTGA
- a CDS encoding DUF1488 domain-containing protein gives MKLNFPNPSRSYDASHHCVNFWGYDNAREIAFAVNDSVISNLSPEAGSDERAVLAAFDLHREQILMLARGVYVAGPQTRYTIS, from the coding sequence ATGAAACTCAACTTCCCGAATCCGAGTCGCAGCTATGACGCGAGCCATCATTGCGTCAATTTCTGGGGATACGACAACGCGCGCGAGATCGCCTTCGCGGTCAACGATTCGGTGATTTCGAATCTGAGTCCCGAGGCCGGTTCCGACGAACGGGCGGTATTAGCGGCCTTCGATCTGCATCGCGAGCAGATCCTGATGCTGGCGCGCGGCGTGTATGTCGCCGGGCCACAGACGCGCTATACGATTTCCTGA
- a CDS encoding glycosyltransferase family 2 protein, translating into MSISSGSLLSTVSVCLPTCHRPELVVQCIDSCLAQSYGNLEIVIGDDSNDTRTQQLIEARYRDEPRVRYTLNRPPLGQARNVASLFERATGDKILLIHDDDLLTTDGVEKLVSLWKQHPQLDAAFGDQYEADHAGAIDFDGSRQLNIDFRRTRDAEGLQPLPGRTGLIQMFPNNGWMADAQLVKRIGYSEQYGMCCDFVFGAELCLAAREVFYLHDYVSVYRKTATSISHSTRGTAIAATVSAYAFVKALSLPPSLEPSRRLALRRLAPIVVSVHARNRQVRAGLKILFGHLFAYRYGLSKRFYYHLAMLARAGFSVRPHAVAAAAVAAVAAAPAVAAEPVAAVKELVSELVADRSEPV; encoded by the coding sequence ATGTCCATCTCATCAGGCTCCCTTCTTTCCACCGTCTCCGTCTGCCTGCCCACCTGCCACCGCCCTGAACTGGTGGTGCAGTGCATCGATTCGTGCCTCGCGCAGAGCTACGGCAATCTGGAAATCGTGATCGGCGACGATTCGAACGACACACGCACCCAGCAGTTGATCGAGGCGCGTTATCGCGACGAGCCGCGCGTGCGCTATACGCTGAACCGGCCGCCGCTTGGCCAGGCGCGCAACGTCGCGAGTCTGTTCGAGCGCGCGACGGGCGACAAGATCCTGCTGATTCACGACGACGACCTGCTCACCACGGACGGCGTCGAGAAACTCGTGTCGTTATGGAAGCAGCATCCGCAACTCGACGCCGCGTTCGGCGATCAATACGAAGCCGATCACGCGGGCGCGATCGACTTCGACGGCAGCCGGCAATTGAATATCGATTTCCGTCGAACCCGCGACGCCGAAGGCCTGCAGCCGTTGCCGGGCCGAACCGGTTTGATCCAGATGTTCCCGAACAACGGCTGGATGGCCGACGCGCAACTCGTGAAGCGCATCGGGTATTCGGAGCAGTACGGCATGTGCTGCGATTTCGTGTTCGGCGCCGAGTTGTGCCTCGCGGCGCGCGAGGTGTTTTACCTGCACGACTATGTGTCGGTGTATCGCAAGACGGCGACATCGATCTCGCATAGCACGCGGGGCACGGCGATCGCCGCGACGGTGAGCGCGTATGCGTTCGTCAAGGCGCTGTCCTTGCCGCCGTCGCTGGAGCCGTCACGCAGGCTGGCGTTGCGCCGCCTCGCGCCGATCGTGGTGTCCGTGCACGCGCGCAATCGCCAGGTGCGGGCGGGTCTGAAGATCCTGTTCGGGCATCTGTTCGCCTACCGTTATGGGCTGAGCAAGCGCTTTTACTACCATCTCGCGATGCTCGCACGCGCGGGGTTCAGCGTGCGGCCGCACGCTGTTGCGGCGGCCGCAGTCGCCGCGGTGGCGGCTGCGCCCGCCGTTGCCGCCGAACCGGTGGCCGCGGTGAAGGAGCTCGTTTCCGAATTGGTCGCGGACCGGTCCGAACCGGTGTGA
- a CDS encoding MFS family transporter, translated as MTDLTDQTVASAHDTRRRILAIVGASSGNLVEWFDFYVYSFCALYFAPAFFPSGNTTTQLLNTAGVFAAGFLMRPIGGWFFGRLADKRGRRTAMMVSVFMMCGGSLVIAVLPTYAQIGALAPALLLVARLFQGLSVGGEYGTSATYMSEVALKGRRGFFASFQYVTLIGGQLCALLVLVILQQTLSTEELKAWGWRVPFVIGALAALVALYLRKSLEETTTAVTRQRKEAGTLRGLWLHKGAFMTVLGFTAGGSLIFYTFTTYMQKYLVNTAGMHAKTASNVMTAALFVYMLMQPAFGALSDRIGRRRSMLFFGFFATIGTVPLLHALKDVTSPYAAFGLVVVALAIVSFYTSISGLIKAEMFPPEVRALGVGLSYAVANAIFGGSAEYVALWLKSIGSETTFFWYVTALCAIAGIVSLRMRDPSKEGYLRHEP; from the coding sequence ATGACCGACCTGACCGACCAAACCGTAGCCTCGGCTCACGACACGCGTCGCCGCATCCTCGCGATCGTTGGCGCTTCATCGGGCAATCTCGTCGAGTGGTTCGACTTTTACGTGTACTCGTTCTGCGCGCTGTATTTCGCGCCGGCGTTCTTCCCGAGCGGCAACACCACCACGCAGTTGCTCAACACGGCGGGTGTGTTCGCCGCAGGCTTCCTGATGCGGCCGATCGGCGGCTGGTTCTTCGGCCGCCTCGCCGACAAGCGTGGTCGCCGCACTGCGATGATGGTCTCGGTGTTCATGATGTGCGGCGGCTCGCTGGTGATCGCCGTGCTGCCCACCTATGCACAGATCGGCGCGCTGGCGCCGGCCTTGCTGCTGGTCGCGCGACTCTTCCAGGGCTTGTCCGTCGGAGGCGAATACGGCACCAGCGCGACCTATATGAGTGAGGTCGCGCTGAAAGGCCGGCGCGGTTTCTTCGCGTCGTTCCAGTACGTCACACTGATCGGCGGCCAGTTGTGCGCGTTGCTGGTGCTGGTGATCCTGCAACAAACCCTGTCCACCGAAGAGCTGAAGGCGTGGGGCTGGCGCGTGCCGTTCGTGATCGGCGCGCTGGCGGCGCTGGTCGCGCTGTACCTGCGCAAGTCGCTCGAGGAAACCACGACGGCCGTCACGCGTCAGCGCAAGGAAGCCGGCACGCTGCGCGGCTTATGGCTGCACAAGGGCGCCTTTATGACGGTGCTCGGCTTCACGGCCGGCGGCTCGCTGATCTTCTATACGTTCACCACGTATATGCAGAAGTACCTGGTCAACACGGCCGGCATGCACGCGAAAACCGCCAGCAATGTGATGACCGCGGCGCTGTTCGTCTACATGCTGATGCAGCCCGCGTTCGGCGCATTGTCGGATCGGATCGGCCGGCGTCGCTCCATGCTGTTCTTCGGCTTCTTCGCGACCATCGGCACGGTGCCGCTGCTGCATGCGCTGAAAGACGTGACGAGCCCGTACGCGGCGTTTGGTCTGGTGGTGGTGGCGCTGGCGATCGTCAGCTTCTATACGTCGATCAGCGGGCTGATCAAGGCCGAGATGTTCCCGCCGGAAGTGCGCGCGCTCGGCGTCGGCTTATCGTACGCGGTGGCCAATGCGATCTTCGGCGGCTCGGCGGAATATGTGGCGCTATGGCTGAAGTCGATCGGCAGCGAGACGACCTTCTTCTGGTACGTCACCGCGTTGTGCGCGATCGCCGGGATTGTTTCGCTGCGCATGCGCGATCCGTCGAAAGAGGGGTATTTGCGCCACGAGCCGTGA